In a single window of the Labeo rohita strain BAU-BD-2019 chromosome 23, IGBB_LRoh.1.0, whole genome shotgun sequence genome:
- the eno1a gene encoding LOW QUALITY PROTEIN: enolase 1a, (alpha) (The sequence of the model RefSeq protein was modified relative to this genomic sequence to represent the inferred CDS: deleted 1 base in 1 codon) → MSILKIHAREIFDSRGNPTVEVDLYTKKGLFRAAVPSGASTGIYEALELRDNDKTRYLGKGVSKAVEHINKTIAPALVSQNVSVLEQEKIDKLMLDMDGTENKSKFGANAILGVSLAVCKAGAAEKGVPLYRHIADLAGNPEVILPVPAFNVINGGSHAGNKLAMQEFMILPVGASNFKEAMRIGAEVYHNLKNVIKEKYGKDATNVGDEGGFAPNILENKEALELLKNAISKAGYTDKIVIGMDVAASEFYKGGKYDLDFKSPDDPSRYISPDQLADLYKSFVKDYPVVSIEDPFDQDDWEAWTNFTASTSIQVVGDDLTVTNPKRIAKAVSDKACNCLLLKVNQIGSVTESLQACKMAQSNGWGVMVSHRSGETEDTFIADLVVGLCTGQIKTGAPCRSERLAKYNQLLRIEEELGDKARFAGKNFRRPI, encoded by the exons ATGTCCATCCTGAAGATCCACGCTCGTGAAATCTTTGACTCC CGTGGAAACCCCACTGTGGAGGTTGATCTGTACACcaagaaag GTCTCTTCAGAGCTGCAGTGCCCAGTGGCGCTTCTACTGGCATCTATGAAGCCCTTGAACTCCGTGACAATGACAAAACACGCTATCTGGGCAAAG GTGTCTCAAAAGCTGTTGAGCATATCAATAAAACAATTGCACCTGCTCTGGTTAGCCAG AACGTGTCAGTCCTGGAGCAGGAGAAGATCGATAAGCTGATGCTTGATATGGATGGCACCGAAAACAAGt CAAAGTTTGGTGCTAATGCCATCCTGGGCGTCTCCCTGGCTGTGTGCAAGGCTGGTGCTGCAGAGAAAGGCGTTCCCCTCTACCGCCACATCGCAGACCTCGCTGGCAACCCTGAAGTCATTCTTCCTGTCCCT GCCTTCAACGTTATCAACGGTGGCTCCCATGCTGGCAACAAGCTGGCCATGCAGGAGTTCATGATCCTGCCTGTCGGTGCTAGCAACTTCAAAGAGGCCATGCGCATTGGTGCTGAAGTTTATCACAACCTGAAGAATGTCATTAAGGAGAAGTACGGCAAAGATGCCACCAATGTGGGCGATGAAGGTGGCTTCGCCCCCAACATCCTTGAGAACAAAGAAG ctcTGGAGCTGCTGAAGAATGCCATTAGCAAAGCCGGCTACACCGACAAGATTGTGATCGGCATGGATGTGGCCGCCTCCGAGTTCTACAAGGGTGGCAAGTACGACCTGGACTTCAAATCACCTGATGACCCCAGCCGTTATATCAGCCCTGACCAGCTGGCTGACCTCTACAAGAGCTTTGTCAAGGATTATCCTG TGGTCTCCATTGAGGATCCATTTGACCAGGATGACTGGGAGGCTTGGACCAACTTCACTGCCAGCACTAGCATCCAGGTGGTGGGTGATGACCTCACCGTGACCAACCCCAAGCGTATCGCTAAAGCCGTGTCTGACAAGGCCTGCAACTGCCTGCTGCTCAAAGTCAACCAGATCGGATCCGTCACCGAGTCCCTTCAGGC CTGTAAGATGGCCCAGTCTAATGGATGGGGTGTGATGGTCAGCCACCGTTCTGGAGAGACAGAGGACACCTTCATCGCTGACCTTGTGGTGGGACTCTGCACTGGCCAG aTCAAGACTGGTGCTCCCTGCAGGTCTGAGCGTCTGGCCAAGTACAATCAGCTGCTGAG GATTGAGGAGGAGCTTGGTGACAAGGCTCGTTTCGCCGGCAAGAACTTCAGGAGGCCCATCTGA